The genomic stretch ATGGAAGCCCCATTGAATGTAACTACTCAGTCGGCTAACAGGAGACCTATCCCTAATCCAAGAGCACCACAAAGGGTTCCCGTAgagcaacctacttttgaagaacacATAAGGGGATACTTTGAGACTGAACGTCCTGCACATCAGAGGTACTcaagagattcacagaaggttaAACTTtttctgaaggagtttgatggtagaCATAACCCCCAATTGCTTTATGATTAGATAGTTGCATTGGATAACTactttgactactatgacctATCTGAGGAACGGAAAATTAAACTAGCTCGTGgtaagctagttgaggctgctcgtgattggtggagaacctatggGCGTGAattggaagaccgtggtagagaacctactacttGAGAGGAGATGAAGCAAGAGATGTTTGATAAGTACTTGCCACGTAATTTTaaagctcgcatacaagaccaactgaactctcttcgtcaaggaaATATAATTGTTGCGGAATACATGAACAAATTTGATGCACTTGATTCTCGCACAGGCATTAGGGAGAGTGAAAGGTAATTACtttctcggtttcgactgggattgcgagctgaaattaataggggaattggtgttgctgatatgtatacagtgagagattgctttgacaaaGCTCTTCGAGCAGAGGAACTTATAGCACAGCcaggtagaaggtttggttaccAAGCTGAGGAGGTCAAGAAACATTTTCtagccactaaacctaacacttcaGCAACCCTAAGAGCCACAGCTCCTCTAGGTGAaatgaagatacctctattcaaaccaaaagaacttgcagtcaaggttcacattgaagagataGTTTTTaaagcttcaaagacagaagttcaagagatagaagattccactgaatagttctacattgaagagagtaTAGTAGACAAGACTGAAGCCGTGGAAGATGAGGTAATGGGTGAAAGCACTCCACgagtctttgagattcatgatgagaAGGAAGAGTTTGTTCCAATCCTTAATGAAAAATTTACCAACATTGACGACCCCATGCACACGACATTCAGAGTTgatattgattcagaggttgagcatatagagtttgttatgccatcatggttctttgaagaaaaactccatgccttgaagactaccttccaaaagtctacaagcaacctgaattttgtttgggaacgGTTACGGCTACTATTCACATGTTGTTCCCAcctcatcactgcaaaattcgaagacgaattttttcaagatggggagagttgatgcaggttaataaccaaaataggcttgttttattaggaataagcctagggttgggttgtatatgtgttgggccttcagtccatgtggtttggagtgtaataggccactttcatgggtctaaactagggttTCTAAGGTTGCATATGGGATTCACTGACTTGTTTCCtattagatggggttatttagtttctaattttagtacctagttttcagtcataagttaatttctaattccagttgttttatttcctagttcacttttccagatttagtaactagatgtCAGTAATCTTTATGTaagtttttagtaacttttgagtttctattttattgtaatgccccatcattataaataaaggaaagggtATCACTTTGATCCcatgatttgattattgaaaaaaaaaaaaaaaacttgtttgcTGGTCACTGCCATGCTGGGTATactgtgtgtttgatcacagtggaaggGAGTGATGTTTGATCCATTTGACACTCTAcggtgtgaagcccgagtgGTATTTTcaagctttctttttcttcttcttattctcaagTTTATCTACAAGGCCCTTCAATTCAGGTAAGAGATCTGTTGgtttttccaaattttgggtTTAGAATTTCAGATTTCCATCCTGTTGCCCTTCTCTGTTCTGAGAGTTGCAGCCATCCGATGGCCCTGAATTTTGGATTGAGTGTTAGTCTCATCTAGAAGGAGGCTCCATCCTAATCTGAGCATAATCAGACCAGCTGATTGTGAAAATATGGAAAGTCTCCTATTCTGGCCGTTCTGTTTCCTGCCCAGAATTCTGATTCTCTTGGTACTGTTGTTGTTACTGGTTGCTGATCATATACTTCACTGTTTATGATTGTTAATTGATGAATTCAGCCCCTAAACCCTTGGCTGTTATtctgtttcagaatttctgAGTTGTTGAAATCGATTGCAAGTGTCATATTCTGTAATCTCAGTTTTTACTACCATACTGTGCTTGATTTATTCGGGAGAtgcttggttgttctttgattaaaagttcctgcagttgagacttggttagacccatATCCCAGTCTACATTAGAGTCCCATTGAATTGAAACTCTTCCATCAAGAGCCTAGTCCTTAAGGTATTAATCTGCTACTGTTTTATTGTTGCTATTAAGCTTCAAACCTGATCTGTTATAATTCTGATGGTACTGTTCTTAAGTTCTTCAGTCAATCTGCAGGGTTTTGTGTATCCTATTTCGAGTAGGACACTACTACAGCTGCTAATCTAACCATCAGATCTGCATTGTATTTTGATATATTGTTTACTAATATAGGAACTTCTGTTGACCGAATTAGGCCCAACTTTGTTCACTATTTGCTGAGATGTCTAAGTTACTGGTTTCTACGACGTGACTTGCTAATTCTGTGCTGGTTCTCGAGATCCAACCATTGGAACAACTCCTTCTTTTGGGAAGTTGTTTTTAACCGTAGACTAATCTTTGACCAGAATTTGAGTCACATCTGCTTGCCTGAtttcaagaaaataattttcttcATTCGGGTCATTGTTACATCACTGTGATCCTTGTTAATATGAGTTTCTGAAACTTAATCCTTCAGGCTTCTAAGAACCCATCAGTCCGCTAAGCCCTTAGGTGTTAAAGGAAAGGTTATTACCCAACACTTACCATACCAATTGCCACCCTACCAATATCCACTCCAAATCCAATCCTTTTAAAGCCCTAGTCTAAACTAAGTTCTCAACAAACTCtaacaaaaaatgaatcaaaattaatccCAGTTAGCACTATTAGAGGCATAAAGCATTTTACCTTATCATAGCCAAAGTGCAAAGCTTCATTGTCACTGGAAATTTTAAGTACTCCATTTTTAGTAAGGCCAACCACACCTGAACATCGCCCATAGAATATCATATCTGGTTCTTGAGCCCCTGGAACTAATTCTGAAGCATTATTATTCCTAGCTTTACTAGCacgttttctttctttccatggtcTTCTAGGTGTCCACTCCTTGAAGGCATTCATTTTCTCCTCGGTTTCTGGTGCACCTATGCATGTATAGACCAAAAACATAAGCACTCAAAAtgctggaagaaaaaaaaaattagaatttccCAGAAACAAGTAGTCGCATTAGGTTCACAATTTGAAGAAGTAATTGTGATATAGTTATGAAAGCCTATTTCTTAATTCATTACATGATTCAGTGTCCCACTGAGTACCCAAAGGTAGGAGTGAAAAAGTTGTTCCATCTGCAACAAAGAGTCGACAATGATCCCCCAAGGCATATTTCTGTAGCATTGTTCGACAAGCTGCTAAACGATGTCTTGCAACATCAACCCCTGTTACCGAACCTGACCTACCAAGCAGATCCAAGAGCATACACAGCTTCGCACCTGAGATGAGGTTAGAAatattaaaagcaaaaaaaaaataagaaaaccttaaaaaaaaatccctgatAGCtttcaagaaaaacaaaacataaactTAAtcttaaaaaaaggggggggggggtatatAAAAAAGCTTGCAAATGTGCATGGTTTGTATCACAAAGGGATGTAGACAACTTGGGAATCAAATATATAGCAACCCAGATGCAAGTTTCAGATAAATAATACCAGCAAAACAAGGCACGCCaacatatatacacacacaaacTCACACATGCATGACAAAAACAAGGTGAAAAAACGAGACAAAAACTAGAGAAAATCTTCTCagacccaagaaaaaaaaaagatttgaaatTTCAACTAGCACAATATCACTACTAGAAGAAGACTTCATGCAGCATGGTGTATTGAGCTATGGACACGAGCACTGAAAATGTGgaaaattgagaaaatgaaCAATGTATAGAAGCATCTCCAGAAACGCATAATTATGTTttgaagtttgggaagaaacaattATTACAGGATCCAATAATGAACAAAGCAAACCATCAAAACCAGTCCAATTGACCACTAATGTCAAACTTAACAAATTATGCTGTTAAAATAACAATAATTGCTATTGAttaaaaataatgagaaaaaaaaaatcaccggGAGCAGCACAGAGATCAAGGACATGATCTCCAGGTGAGACATTCAAAGCCCAAACAGCAGCTCCAGATGCTGCATCCATTCCATATATCTGAACAGtcaaagaaaataaactaaCTCAAGAAGTACATCTAGCAATAAGACAGAGCAGATACATGCAAGTCAGGAAATGCAGAGCTAAACACAACTAAATAAGGCTTTCAAAATTGCAAAAGCCTTTCCCTGAAAGGTTAAGTGCAAAACCGATACTTGAACAATATATTTTCAAGACTTGCACTTAATATCTAATACCCTAAGTAGAGAATTCAGATGTTATAAACAAGGTAATCCTCACCTTCCCACCCTGATATGCCTTCAAGCTGGAAATCTGAATAGATGGTGGAATGGAAAAGAACCCTGGCAACCAAACCACTTTCTCAAGCTTACATTTGATCTCATCTTCTACCTCTTGGACCTGATCTTCACTACCTGGTTTTATcctttcaaaagaaaagaactttGTCATCTCATAGAACTAAATCACTAAATACAtagaaaatgaaatataaaTCATAGAGACTCATTAATGAACACAAATGGCTTTCACGTAATCACAATCTTCTAGGCCACCATAACCAGGATAACTTAGCACACAGGGGAACCTATAACAATCGATAAGGAGGGGGCAGTGAAGAATACAGATCAAGCACAGTGCCTCCCAACCAAGCTGCAAAACTGTTAGTGCTCCTAATGGTTGCTTTTGGAGGCCTAGGATCAAAATCAGTGCTGAATATTACCAGTCAATCCATGAAGATTAATGAGTGGGATCAGACTCAGTCAATTAAGCAATCTTATGGAACAAACCCATCTTTAAGTAGGATTTTTCTACATGAAGTTTAACAAAAAGGGTTAAATGAGACAAATGGCTGAATAATAATCTCGGTATACCTTATGTACCGTGGGGTTGAATCACATAAAACATAGATTGAAGGATCGATCCCATTCTCTTTCAAGAAATCTAGATATGCATCAGGCAAGGGCAAACTACATCCACCGTCCATAAAATATGGAGCCGCTTATCTCATCAATCGATGCATATGGTAACCTGAAATGTTTGACCTAACACCCTTAAATataaccaaaattttcaaaggaaaaatAGTAACATTATGAAAACGAAGATTTCAACACAGATGCATAAATACACATGCACAAGAAACATATTCAAAAGAGGAATTCCAACGATTAGCATTACGCTTTGCTTCACTTGAAAATCAAAGTttgtttatttatctatttattttcttttttaaattttgtttcaGATTGAAAATGTAAATTAATGAATGGAATAGCCACTTATCACTTTGAATATGAAGCAGCTCTAGATTTCACCTTTCTTAAAGCTCAAATTCGCTATCATATTTTAACAAACAATTAAGCTAAGCTGCAACTGTTAATAATTCAAATATTGGACTAAAACGTTTCTATTACTTGAACTCTCTGATCTTTTAGCGCTTCCAATCTAATCTGCTCCAATTCCTGAGTTTCACACTTTCCAATGGacttggattaaaaaaaatatgataattaAAATGCTTTCTTTTTCCGGAATTTGATTCGAAAAGTAAATGAAAGAGAGAACTGGAATTAATTTCAATAAgaatcatagaaatattgaaacaaaataatttaaatttttgtttctgtaaATTTAACACACAGTAGCGTCATGAAAGCGTACCGTTAAGAAACCCTAGTGAGCCGTTTGGAGTTGTAAGCTCCCGAAGGCTGATCCAGCAAGAGTCCCGTTGGAGGGAAAACTGATATATGGTGAAAAGGGAGGACCCAATTGTGCCGAGTGCTGGGAGACTTTGCCAACGTCAGATTGGAATCCATAGTAAACGAAAGCAACAGCCATGAGTCTGGAATCTGGATCATCTGCACGAATGTGGAGAGTTATCACTCTCAACGTACGCTTTTTGTAAACACGTGTCTGActatggctatgtttggttgccacaaaaaagaaggaaataaaaaaagaccatGGGTTTTTGAGTTTTTCTAACAAGGCCAGATTTCTTACAAACTAACCCAACTCAAGGTCCTCAAAACTCAATACTCAATCAAGCCCATTCCAATCTTACCAGGTTCATGCTTAGGCCTAACCCTGTCGGGTCcatgccaacccaacccggccctgattgACCTTGGTTGAGCAATGTTGGGCCTGGTTGCCCCAATTGACACTGCTTTTTGTCATTGGACGAATCCTAATTGACCATGTTTTGCATTATGTGTCATAtgcattaaagaaaaaataaataaataaatactaatagatcaaatgatcaacacaattaaaattagggaaatttacatccacgtCCCCTCAcgtttcatttattacatttaaacccacccaACCTAAAAGCGTTAGAGGTTTTTGGGAGTTAATCCGTTAAGTCATGCCATATTTTGATTAGTACCATATTACCCTTCCATTGATCCTTTTAACCTTTCAATACAAAACCCCATCTTCCATCTCACCCCTTTCTTCTCCGTTGACCTACATATATGAACCTATCATCTCTAGTGAATTGCGAGGAAAATATCTCTAGTTTGACAATCGGTAGCAAttgctctccctctctctctttgaacCTCCCAGAAATAGTGAATTCTGACTAATGAATCTCCTGCTTCTGTGGCAAATTACttctactattttcttttcctcccaTTCTACCTGAATTTTTGCTGCATCTTACCGCTTGGTTCATGGTCATGTGACTAAGCTTAGGTAGTTGTTACTCTACCATTAAGCAGTATAAATTATAGATGAAGTTGCTTGTGTATTGATTTCTGCCTCTATCCCTCACCCCCTGACCTAGTTTCCTAGTAACCTAACTCCGGTGCAATTTTGTCTGCTAAGAGTCGTGCAACTACATGTTCTTCCTGATTACATTTCTGCTATTGACAACATTCTGTTTAGCGAAATTTATTGGTCTCTGTCCAATAAAGTAGATAAGAAGTTTAATCGCATTAGGGATTCGCATTGTCGGAACATCTCCTCTACCTCTCATTCGAACCCTAGGAACATTAGTGGTGTTGTTCGATGAGCTTCTACAAGAAACTTTTCAACAGTTGCTGTCATCAACGTCCTTAGCCGTTCCTCTGGTGTGCAAGTGGTGGTTGATCCTCCATCGCAACTGCATGTCTTCCCTTTCTCTCCGCTTCCCCTCCATgatcccttcttctctctctgtcttcttctctttgctttGCTATTACCGTTGTCTTTCTTCCCTCACTGTCATCTTCGTTCCTCTGACAAGTTCACTCATCTTttttccatctcctttgatgcTGCTAAGGGTTGTGAAGAAacccattttttctcttttgtcgGAACACCTCCTCCTTGCGACTGCTTCCAATTGCTGCCATCTATGCCGTATCCAATTCTTGGTAGgccccttctctccttcttccctctATCTTTCTTCCTCCTGCGAGCACCTCTCCTCCATCAGTCTCTCCTCTGTCTACCAAAGGGGGGGCTCAACACGCTTAAATGGAGACTCACCAGCCACTGTGCATATGGATTGGGAACAAAGACGGAGAAGAAAGGGGGGCAGGGGGCTAGGGTTCCAAAATTAGTCCCTTGTTTCGTTTTTTGGTTGAGAATGATTAAAATGATAATTATgacttttctattttaaaactaaCAAGCCTCTCACGGTGTTAGGTTGGTTgggtttaaatataataaacataATTTCAAGGGGGGAAGACGTAATAAAAGCAAATGCAAGgagaggtggatgtaaattttccttaaaattatgaagtgcaacacaaCAATAGATGTTCATGACACTTAACCATAAGAATTAATAGccaatatttcattattttgaataaaagaatAAGATGACACttaaaatttatattatataaattaagGTTAAAATCAAAGTTCAGTgaggctgggttgggttggaccCGTGGGTTGGGTTGGCTGGCTTAAGCCTCAACTCGGGTCCAACCTAACCCAATCCAAACCTAaggttttttttagtagaaatcCAAACCTAAGGTTAGTGGTTAGTGGTTTTTTAGAGCAGCTCAGGTTCATGTACAAGAATATACGATATAGGATAACATCTCTGAACTATGGATTTATAATCAATTTCCTCACACTTTCATTTAATAGAATTCATTCGTACATGAAACCTGATCCGTTGAGGTGTTTTTCAACCCCGTCAGGGTTAGGAATTTGGGCCAAATCCTGTTCTGCACAGGGCGGGTTCAGCCCAACTTACACCCTTTATTTTCGTCTCTC from Macadamia integrifolia cultivar HAES 741 chromosome 11, SCU_Mint_v3, whole genome shotgun sequence encodes the following:
- the LOC122094042 gene encoding rRNA (cytosine-C(5))-methyltransferase NOP2C isoform X1 encodes the protein MDGGCSLPLPDAYLDFLKENGIDPSIYVLCDSTPRYIRIKPGSEDQVQEVEDEIKCKLEKVVWLPGFFSIPPSIQISSLKAYQGGKIYGMDAASGAAVWALNVSPGDHVLDLCAAPGAKLCMLLDLLGRSGSVTGVDVARHRLAACRTMLQKYALGDHCRLFVADGTTFSLLPLGTQWDTESCAPETEEKMNAFKEWTPRRPWKERKRASKARNNNASELVPGAQEPDMIFYGRCSGVVGLTKNGVLKISSDNEALHFGYDKVLVDAECTHDGSIRHIQKFEYWGWKTLQRRVLDAQRTDTLTHLQLQLLINGFRLLKAGGSLVYSTCSLTTAQNEDVVEKFLSQNAFAAELQEIDAAKNWPCRSGRIPKTLRFDPSTSQTSGLFVAKFTKTVS
- the LOC122094042 gene encoding rRNA (cytosine-C(5))-methyltransferase NOP2C isoform X2 — its product is MDGGCSLPLPDAYLDFLKENGIDPSIYVLCDSTPRYIRIKPGSEDQVQEVEDEIKCKLEKVVWLPGFFSIPPSIQISSLKAYQGGKIYGMDAASGAAVWALNVSPGDHVLDLCAAPGAKLCMLLDLLGRSGSVTGVDVARHRLAACRTMLQKYALGDHCRLFVADGTTFSLLPLGTQWDTESCAPETEEKMNAFKEWTPRRPWKERKRASKARNNNASELVPGAQEPDMIFYGRCSGVVGLTKNGVLKISSDNEALHFGYDKVLVDAECTHDGSIRHIQKFEYWGWKTLQRRVLDAQRTDTLTHLQLQLLINGFRLLKAGGSLVYSTCSLTTAQNEDVVEKFLSQNAFAELQEIDAAKNWPCRSGRIPKTLRFDPSTSQTSGLFVAKFTKTVS
- the LOC122094042 gene encoding rRNA (cytosine-C(5))-methyltransferase NOP2C isoform X3, with product MDGGCSLPLPDAYLDFLKENGIDPSIYVLCDSTPRYIRIKPGSEDQVQEVEDEIKCKLEKVVWLPGFFSIPPSIQISSLKAYQGGKIYGMDAASGAAVWALNVSPGDHVLDLCAAPGAKLCMLLDLLGRSGSVTGVDVARHRLAACRTMLQKYALGDHCRLFVADGTTFSLLPLGTQWDTESCAPETEEKMNAFKEWTPRRPWKERKRASKARNNNASELVPGAQEPDMIFYGRCSGVVGLTKNGVLKISSDNEALHFGYDKVLVDAECTHDGSIRHIQKFEYWGWKTLQRRVLDAQRTDTLTHLQLQLLINGFRLLKAGGSLVYSTCRCHTFKLLFLAELQEIDAAKNWPCRSGRIPKTLRFDPSTSQTSGLFVAKFTKTVS
- the LOC122094042 gene encoding rRNA (cytosine-C(5))-methyltransferase NOP2C isoform X4; translated protein: MDGGCSLPLPDAYLDFLKENGIDPSIYVLCDSTPRYIRIKPGSEDQVQEVEDEIKCKLEKVVWLPGFFSIPPSIQISSLKAYQGGKIYGMDAASGAAVWALNVSPGDHVLDLCAAPGAKLCMLLDLLGRSGSVTGVDVARHRLAACRTMLQKYALGDHCRLFVADGTTFSLLPLGTQWDTESCAPETEEKMNAFKEWTPRRPWKERKRASKARNNNASELVPGAQEPDMIFYGRCSGVVGLTKNGVLKISSDNEALHFGYDKVLVDAECTHDGSIRHIQKFEYWGWKTLQRRVLDAQRTDTLTHLQLQLLINGFRLLKAGGSLVYSTCRCHTFKLLFLELQEIDAAKNWPCRSGRIPKTLRFDPSTSQTSGLFVAKFTKTVS